Within the Candidatus Epulonipiscium sp. genome, the region AGGGCCTCTATAACAACATTTCTTCCTTCTAGGTGCAAATTATTTTCTTCCTGAGATTTCATGAAAAAACTCCTTTCTTTTTGCACATAATAATTTAGTAGTACTTATTTTGTTGCAAAGGGTGTTTTATTATGAGTGTCTTTGATTCTAGTTTTATTAAAGAGCAGATACTAAAAAGCCATTATCCCATAGCCTTAACCGGTGCTGGTATTAGTGTAGCAAGTAGCCTTCCCACCCTATCTAAGGAGTTTTGTGGTATTCCCATTAAAAAGATTATGGAGAAATCTTTTTTCCTAAGACATCCTGAACTGTTCTATAGTTTTTACCGGGAGATTCTTCGTTGGAAGGACTGTATCCCGAATGCTGCCCATGTTACACTTTCAAAATATGGTGTTCTAGTAATAACACAAAATATAGATGGCCTTCATCAAAAAGCTGGAAGTAGGAATGTTCTAGAAATCCATGGAAACTTAAATTATCTAATCTGTGAAAAGTGCAGCTTGTACTTTCCTTTTGATTTAGCATATTATAGTATGCTTCCAGTTTGTCACAGTTGCTCAAGTATTTTAAAACCCGATATAGTTCTTTATGAAGAGCAGATTCATTATTGGAATAGGGCAGTCTTGGAGTTTAAAAAGGCTGATTTAGCCCTTATTATCGGAACAAGCTTAAAGGCTTTTCCCGCCAATATGCTACCCCAGTTTTCTATTCGTCACAATATAAAACCTATCTTAATAAATGAAAATGCACATATTATTCTTGACTTCTAAGTAACTTTAGTTTCTTTAAGATGGCTGCTATTTTCATTCCCTTGGGCATTATATTAAAGTCTTCCTCTCCTATAGCTCCTATCGCAATAAGCACCCCTCCATAGACCACAATCCCAACTAATACGGCCCCTAAAGTCGAAATGCTATTTCCAACAAAACTGCTTAGCAATTTATAGAAAACAAATGTAATTCCAGTCATAACTATGGAGGCTACTGTAGGTTTTAATATAACATGAACAATATTTAATTTAAAATCCCCGTATTTTCTTACCGCTAGGTAGTTTAGGAGGGCAAAAATAGCATATCCTATGATTGTGCCAATAGCAGCTCCATTGATTCCCAAAGGTCCTGGGACCAATATATAATTTACTATTCCCTTTCCTATAGCTGCGATAACCAAATTGATTACTGGCAGATAAAAATGTCCCATTCCTTGTAGAATTCCTGTCAGGGTCTGCCCTAACATTACAAACACTAAACTTATACTCATTACAGCCAATACACCTGCTCCGGCATTATTTTTTCCATATATTAAACTCATTACTGGCTGTGCCAACACATATAGCCCTGCTGCTGAAGGAAGCCCCAAAAGAAGGGCGAATCTCGTTCCCAGTTCTATTTTATCTTGAAGTTCCTTCTTGTTATTTTTTTCTACTGCCTCTGCTGTAGCTGGAACCAATCCTACTACCAAAGCCATAGCTAGAGCCAAAGGAATACTTATAAAAGTAGATGCCTTTCCCATTTGTCCAAATAAATCTACTGCCTCAAGGCTAGTTTTGCCTGCATCTATTAACCTTCTAACAACTAAGGCGGAGTCTACCCAGTTCATCACAGAGAGAATGGATGCTCCGATGGAAATAGGAAAGGTAATAAGAATAACACTTTTTGACACTTCAAAAAAGGATAGTTCAACATTTTTATCTCTTGTTTTTTCTACATTCTGCAAGATTTCTTTCCTTTTCTTCGAATACAGCATTATTAGAATAATCGTTCCGGCTAACCCACCAGCTACTCCTCCAAAGGCTGCCCCACCAGCTGCTACCGCAACCCCATATCCAAATTTCATAAAAAGATATGCTGCTCCCAGCCCAATGATAGTTCTTGCAGAACTTTCGGCAATTTGCGAGGCAGCTGTTGGAAACATATCCTGCATTCCCTGGAAGTAACCCCTAAACACCCCCATAATCCCGATAAATATTGGACTAAGGGCAAGACCCCATAATGAATACTTAGCATCTTGGACCCATCCTTGACTCTTAATGAGCAAATCAGCTCCAAAAAACATAAATATCGAAACTACCCCACTTATTATTAGCAAAAGTAGTAAAGTATACTGAAATACTTTATGGGCCTCATAGTATTTTTTATGGACTATTTTTCCTGATATTATTTTAGATACTGTAGATGGAATTCCCACATAGGAAATAGCAACCATCAATGTATAAATCGGATAGGGCAGTTGATAATATCCAAGACCTACATCCCCAATTAGATGGGTCAATGGGATTCTAAAAAATGCACTTAATATTTTTGCAATTATTCCTCCTATCGATAGGATTAGTGCCCCCCTTAAAAACTTTTTACCGTGTTCTGACATGTTGTAACCTCCAACTCTATTGAACTTTACTTTTGCTTTTTATTCCTAGACTTATTAATTCCCCAAGCCTGTCTATTTGCCCATCCAAATACAAATATCCACAAAGAGCTTCTAGTCCTGTGGCATATTTATAATCCAATAAGTTAGCATTTTTAGGGACTGTAGAGGATTTTGCATTTCTTCCCCTTCTAAATACTGCCTCTTCTTCTTCCGTGAGATGGGGTTTTATTACGTTGTATATGGCTGCTTGAGCAGAGGCATTCACATATTCCTTTGCTTTTTTATGAAGCTTATTTACAGGGGCATTCCCCTCTGCAACAACCCCTGTTCTGATAAAGATTTCGAATACTGCATCTCCTATATATGCCAAAACCAAGGGGGAATATTCCCTTGGGTTGGCATTTTTTACTCCAAATGAACGATTAACAGACATAAGAAGTTTATTTATACCAGCCTCATTTTCCATGTTTATCTCCATTTCTATGCCCTTTTCCACTTAACACCCTGGGGAGTATCTTCTAGGGTAATACCTTTTTTCTTTAAATCATTACGAATTTCATCTGCTAAATCCCAATCCTTTGCTTTTCTAGCCTCCTGGCGCTTTTGGATTAAACTTTCTATTTCACTATCTAATAAATTATCCCCTTGTTTTTCTAATATCCCTAAGATACTACATAAATTAAGGATTTTATTTTTAACTATCTTGGCAAATTCCTTAGAGGATTGGTTAGTTACGTGGGTATTAGAAAGCTTAACCAATTCAAAGATTGATGCCACTGCATATGCTGTGTTAAAATCATCTTCCATTGCCTCTTCAAATTTTTCGTCAAATAGCTTTAAATCCCTTGATAATCTTTCCTCATCCTCAGTTATTTCTTCCCTACTATTATGGGATATCAAATGTTCTAAATTCAATATGGCATTTTTTATTCTTTCTAATCCATTTTGAGCCGATTGCATAAGTTCCCTACTAAAATTAATAGGGCTCCTATAATGGGCATTAAGCATAAAAAATCTAATAACTTCATGGGGGAATTCCCCTGCAACTTCTCTTAAGGTAAAGAAATTCCCTTTAGATTTTGACATCTTTTTATTGTCTATATTAATAAATCCATTATGCATCCAATATTTCGCAAAAGGTTTACCATTAGTGGATTCGCTTTGAGCTATTTCATTTTCGTGATGGGGAAAAACCAAGTCTTCCCCCCCTGCATGAATATCTATTGTATCACCTAGATATTTCTTTGCCATGGCAGAGCATTCGATATGCCAACCTGGACGGCCATCACCCCAGGGACTATTCCAAGAAGGTTCCCCTTCTTTTTTGGGTTTCCATAATACAAAATCCATAGGATGTTTTTTATCTTCATTTATTTCTATCCTAGCACCAGCTTCTAAATCCTCCTGATTCTTATTAGATAATTTTCCATAAGACTTAAAGGCATGGGTATAAAAATAAACCGTACCCTCTACCACATAGGCAAAGCCTTTTTCTATTAGGGTTTCAATCATTGCTATAATTTCTGTCATTTCCTCAGTGACTCTTGGGTGTACAGTTGCTCTTTTTATATTAAGGGCATCTGCATCCTTTAGTGTTTCCTTAATATATTTATCCACTATTTCTGCTGTTGTTTTGTTTTCTTCATTGGCTTTTTTTATAATCTTATCATCTACATCCGTAAAATTTTGAACATAGGTTACCTTGTATCCTTTATATTCGAAATATCGTCTTACTGTATCAAATACAATATAAGGTCTTGCATTACCTATGTGTATATAGTTATATACCGTAGGTCCACATACATACATCTTCACTTTACCCGGCTCTAGGGGAATAAATTCTTCCTTTTTCTTAGTTAATGTATTGTATATCCTCATTATTAATCACCCTCTTTTTCTAATTTTACTATCCTTTTTTTCAGTTCTTCTATTTGATATTGTAGTTTACATAATTCCATTTGTACTGGATCCGGAAGTTTAATTTGATCTAGTGCCTTACATGGATCTATCTTTTGATTATCCCTCTTTACTATCCTAGCAGGTATCCCTACACAGGTACAGTTTTCAGGTATTTCCCCTAAAACTACGGTCCCTGAACCTATCCTTGAATTATCACCTATTTTAAAGGGTCCCAATACCTTAGCCCCCGCCCCAATCATTACGTTGTTACCAATGGTCGGATGTCTTTTTCCCTTTTCTTTTCCTGTTCCCCCAAGGGTAACTCCTTGATATATAGTAACATTATCCCCTATTTCACAGGTCTCACCGATTACGACCCCCATACCGTGATCTATAAATAACCTTTTGCCTATCTTAGCCCCTGGATGAATTTCTATTCCAGTTAGCCATCTATTTAATTGTGAAATGCATCTTGCTATAAAGTACCTTTTATGTTTATAGAACCAATGGGCTATTCTATGGGACAAAATTGAATAAAAACTGGGATATAAAAAAACTTCTAAGGTTTTTTTAATTGCTGGGTCCCTCTCTTTGATCACGCTTATTTCTTCCCTAATAAATCCCATTTATACTCTCCTTTCTATATCGTTGCACAAAAAAACTTCATCCCAACTCAGAGACGAAGTTTATCCGCGGTTCCACTCTGCTTAAAGCATAAGCCTTCAACTTAAAGCATGATAACGGTATGCTACCGAAATGAATTACTTTATTTCACCCATTTTGCTTAAGGATGCACTTCATCTATCTACTTCTTTAAAATCCTTCTCAGCTTTAGGATTTCTCTCTGTAAAGGCAGATAAATTACTCTTCCAATCATTGCATTTAACTTTTTTAATTATGGTAGATTTTCTATGGTATAATCAATCCTTTTTGCAACTTTATCCTTGCCAAGTATGGATATAACTTCATATATATCTGCCCCATGACATTGACCACTTATAGCCACTCTAACAGGCATAAATAAATTCTTACCTTTTACACCTGTTTCTTTTTGAATAGACTTTAATATAACTTTAACTTCATCTGAAGTCAATTCCTGTGCAGCATTTACCTTTCCCTTAAATAATAAAAGTATATCTTTTACATGTTCAAGCTTCAATACTTCTTCTGCCTGAGTATCTTCAGGTTTTATTTCATCTTCAAAGAACACTCGGACATGTTCTGTAATTTGTTCTAGATAATCAAATTTTTCTCTTGTAGCATTTACCATCCTTTGTACTAAAGAATAATTATCCTTAGCCTCTTTTTCTGTCATGAATCCTGCATTTACAAAGTATGGAATGGCTAAATCAGTCACTCTATTAATATCTATTTCTCTAATATATCTTCCGTTAATATAATTTAGCTTCTTAATATCAAATACAGCAGGGTTTTTTGTCACCCTTCCTAGGGAAAAAAGCCTTTCTAATTCATCTAAAGTGAATATTTCTTCTTCTCCCTCTGGGGACCATCCAAGAAGGGCAAGGAAATTAACGATTGCTTCCGGTAGATAACCCTTATTTCTATATTGGTCTACATGGGTCGAGCCGTGACGTTTACTCATTTTACTTCTATCTTCCCCAAGTATTAAGGAAACATGAGCAAATTTAGGGACCTCAAATCCCAGGGCTTCATAAATTAAGATTTGTCTTGGGGTATTGGATAAATGTTCTTCCCCTCTGATGACGGTAGTAATACCCATTAAGTGATCGTCTATGGTCACAGCAAAGTTGTATACTGGGGCACCATCTGATTTTACTATTATAAAATCTCCTACTCCGTCACTTTCAAATTCTACGTCTCCCCTAACCTTATCATGAACTATAATTTTTTGTCCCTCTGGAACCCTAAACCTAATAACAGGTTTTCGCCCTTGTTTTTCGTATTCTTTTGCCTGTTCCGGGGTTAAATTTCTGCATTTACCTGTATACCTTGGAAGTTCATTTTTTTCTCTTTGGGCTTTCCTCTCTGCTTCTATTTCTTCTGCTGTACAATAACAATAGTAGGCCTTACCTTCATCAATGAGCTTTTTAATAAATTTGTCATATAAATTAAGCCTTTCCATAGAACGATAGGGACCACTTTCCCCCCCAATCTCAATACCCTCATCCCAGGTAATCCCAAGCCAATGAAGATCTCTTATAATTACCTCCTCTGACTCTTTAGATGAACGGGCAAGATCAGTGTCTTCTATCCTAACAAGAAATTTGCCCCCATTTTTTTTCGCATGTAGGTAATTAAATAATGCTGTTCTTGCGCCTCCTATGTGTAAATATCCCGTAGGACTCGGTGCGAATCTGACTTTTTCTATTTTTTGCATTTTAATGCCTCCTATTAAACCTTTGCAAATAAATTAAATTTGTTATTTATTCTAGAAAATAGAACGCATTCAATGCGTCCTTATACTAGTTATTTTACAATAAAATATACTTTTATTGTACCCCTTAATCAAATAATATTATCATTTTCCTCTAAATAATTTAAGAATACATTGACTACATATTCATCAAATTGACTTCCCTTATTATTTGATAAAATATCTGCTGCTTTTTTAAAGTTCATCCCCTTACGATAAGGTCTATCCGATGTCATAGCATCAAATGCATCCGCAACAGAAATAATTTTGGCTTCTAAGGATATCTCTTCTTTTTTAAGACCTTCAGGATAACCTTTACCATCAATTCTTTCATGATGCTGTTTTACATGAACGCTAATATCTTTAAGTGCAGGGATATCTTTAATGATTTCATATCCCTTTAAAGGATGTAGTTTAATAACATTAAACTCATCTTCAGATAGTTTAGCTGGTTTATTAAGTATTTCATCTGGAACTCCGATTTTACCGATATCATGAAGGGCTGCTGCAATCTTTATTTTTTCTAGCTGTTTTTTTTCAAAGTTCATTTTTTTGGCTATTGCTACAGAATAATCCGTAACCCTATCGATATGTCCCTTCGTGTACATATCTTTAACTTCTATTGCATTAGCAAGAACCTTAACCGTATCAAAAAACATCTTATTGATATCATCGTATAATTTGGCATTCTCTAGGGCTATAGACAGTACATTAGAATAACAGCTAA harbors:
- a CDS encoding glutamate--tRNA ligase, giving the protein MQKIEKVRFAPSPTGYLHIGGARTALFNYLHAKKNGGKFLVRIEDTDLARSSKESEEVIIRDLHWLGITWDEGIEIGGESGPYRSMERLNLYDKFIKKLIDEGKAYYCYCTAEEIEAERKAQREKNELPRYTGKCRNLTPEQAKEYEKQGRKPVIRFRVPEGQKIIVHDKVRGDVEFESDGVGDFIIVKSDGAPVYNFAVTIDDHLMGITTVIRGEEHLSNTPRQILIYEALGFEVPKFAHVSLILGEDRSKMSKRHGSTHVDQYRNKGYLPEAIVNFLALLGWSPEGEEEIFTLDELERLFSLGRVTKNPAVFDIKKLNYINGRYIREIDINRVTDLAIPYFVNAGFMTEKEAKDNYSLVQRMVNATREKFDYLEQITEHVRVFFEDEIKPEDTQAEEVLKLEHVKDILLLFKGKVNAAQELTSDEVKVILKSIQKETGVKGKNLFMPVRVAISGQCHGADIYEVISILGKDKVAKRIDYTIENLP
- a CDS encoding polysaccharide biosynthesis protein: MSEHGKKFLRGALILSIGGIIAKILSAFFRIPLTHLIGDVGLGYYQLPYPIYTLMVAISYVGIPSTVSKIISGKIVHKKYYEAHKVFQYTLLLLLIISGVVSIFMFFGADLLIKSQGWVQDAKYSLWGLALSPIFIGIMGVFRGYFQGMQDMFPTAASQIAESSARTIIGLGAAYLFMKFGYGVAVAAGGAAFGGVAGGLAGTIILIMLYSKKRKEILQNVEKTRDKNVELSFFEVSKSVILITFPISIGASILSVMNWVDSALVVRRLIDAGKTSLEAVDLFGQMGKASTFISIPLALAMALVVGLVPATAEAVEKNNKKELQDKIELGTRFALLLGLPSAAGLYVLAQPVMSLIYGKNNAGAGVLAVMSISLVFVMLGQTLTGILQGMGHFYLPVINLVIAAIGKGIVNYILVPGPLGINGAAIGTIIGYAIFALLNYLAVRKYGDFKLNIVHVILKPTVASIVMTGITFVFYKLLSSFVGNSISTLGAVLVGIVVYGGVLIAIGAIGEEDFNIMPKGMKIAAILKKLKLLRSQE
- a CDS encoding NAD-dependent protein deacylase; this encodes MSVFDSSFIKEQILKSHYPIALTGAGISVASSLPTLSKEFCGIPIKKIMEKSFFLRHPELFYSFYREILRWKDCIPNAAHVTLSKYGVLVITQNIDGLHQKAGSRNVLEIHGNLNYLICEKCSLYFPFDLAYYSMLPVCHSCSSILKPDIVLYEEQIHYWNRAVLEFKKADLALIIGTSLKAFPANMLPQFSIRHNIKPILINENAHIILDF
- a CDS encoding cysteine--tRNA ligase: MRIYNTLTKKKEEFIPLEPGKVKMYVCGPTVYNYIHIGNARPYIVFDTVRRYFEYKGYKVTYVQNFTDVDDKIIKKANEENKTTAEIVDKYIKETLKDADALNIKRATVHPRVTEEMTEIIAMIETLIEKGFAYVVEGTVYFYTHAFKSYGKLSNKNQEDLEAGARIEINEDKKHPMDFVLWKPKKEGEPSWNSPWGDGRPGWHIECSAMAKKYLGDTIDIHAGGEDLVFPHHENEIAQSESTNGKPFAKYWMHNGFINIDNKKMSKSKGNFFTLREVAGEFPHEVIRFFMLNAHYRSPINFSRELMQSAQNGLERIKNAILNLEHLISHNSREEITEDEERLSRDLKLFDEKFEEAMEDDFNTAYAVASIFELVKLSNTHVTNQSSKEFAKIVKNKILNLCSILGILEKQGDNLLDSEIESLIQKRQEARKAKDWDLADEIRNDLKKKGITLEDTPQGVKWKRA
- a CDS encoding ribonuclease III, translating into MSVNRSFGVKNANPREYSPLVLAYIGDAVFEIFIRTGVVAEGNAPVNKLHKKAKEYVNASAQAAIYNVIKPHLTEEEEAVFRRGRNAKSSTVPKNANLLDYKYATGLEALCGYLYLDGQIDRLGELISLGIKSKSKVQ
- the cysE gene encoding serine O-acetyltransferase, producing MGFIREEISVIKERDPAIKKTLEVFLYPSFYSILSHRIAHWFYKHKRYFIARCISQLNRWLTGIEIHPGAKIGKRLFIDHGMGVVIGETCEIGDNVTIYQGVTLGGTGKEKGKRHPTIGNNVMIGAGAKVLGPFKIGDNSRIGSGTVVLGEIPENCTCVGIPARIVKRDNQKIDPCKALDQIKLPDPVQMELCKLQYQIEELKKRIVKLEKEGD